A stretch of Imperialibacter roseus DNA encodes these proteins:
- a CDS encoding S41 family peptidase, which produces MGAISSVDGFIFTLMIKCFYFSLLVVAFACDARPAPHVESTVKALATALKDNYIYEDKAEQMSDHLLQRLGEGKFDGEMTDEQLANLLHEEVRSVVGDKHLRIRLSSRGRSTSNRREVPSYPNGFGKARMLAGQVGYLEITGFHNPISAFRADLTKQMTLLSGAKAVILDLRNNGGGSPEAVQLISSYFFDRSKPVHLNTLYFRNSDSSTDFYTLQEIEGPDLQSKPLLILTSDYTFSAAEEFTYNMQSLKRATIVGETTGGGAHPVNRYTISEGIVAIIPVGRAINPITKTNWEGVGIKPDVEVDEESALDKALELLSGS; this is translated from the coding sequence ATGGGGGCCATTTCGAGTGTAGATGGTTTTATATTTACCCTTATGATCAAATGCTTCTATTTCAGTCTTTTAGTGGTTGCTTTTGCGTGCGACGCCAGGCCAGCCCCTCATGTAGAGTCGACGGTGAAAGCCCTGGCGACTGCGCTGAAAGATAATTACATCTACGAGGACAAGGCAGAGCAAATGAGTGACCACCTGCTCCAACGCCTGGGGGAAGGGAAGTTTGATGGAGAAATGACTGACGAACAGCTGGCCAATTTGTTGCACGAGGAGGTGAGGTCAGTAGTCGGCGACAAACATTTGCGAATCAGGCTGAGTAGCCGAGGCAGAAGCACTTCCAATCGAAGGGAAGTGCCCAGTTACCCTAATGGATTTGGGAAGGCCAGGATGTTGGCCGGTCAGGTAGGCTACCTTGAAATCACGGGTTTCCATAACCCGATTAGTGCCTTCAGGGCCGACTTGACTAAACAAATGACGCTGCTGTCAGGAGCCAAAGCCGTGATTCTTGACCTTCGAAATAATGGTGGTGGCTCACCAGAAGCAGTGCAGCTTATCTCCAGTTATTTTTTCGATAGAAGCAAGCCTGTTCACCTTAATACGCTTTATTTCCGAAACAGCGATTCCAGTACCGATTTTTACACCCTGCAGGAGATTGAAGGGCCCGATCTCCAAAGTAAGCCGCTTTTGATACTTACAAGCGATTACACTTTTTCAGCGGCTGAGGAGTTTACTTACAACATGCAATCACTTAAGCGAGCCACCATTGTGGGTGAAACTACTGGCGGCGGGGCACATCCGGTTAACCGGTACACCATTTCAGAAGGAATTGTGGCCATCATTCCCGTCGGTCGGGCCATCAATCCCATAACAAAGACCAATTGGGAAGGTGTCGGTATAAAGCCTGACGTGGAGGTTGATGAAGAAAGTGCGCTTGATAAAGCCTTAGAACTGCTTTCCGGCTCCTGA
- the cysM gene encoding cysteine synthase CysM, with product MKLFDLIGNTPIVALEKIPTNKNVTIYAKLEGQNPGGSVKDRAAYNMIKSALERGDIKPGDKLVEATSGNTGIALAMIAQVMGVHMTLIMPDNSTKERVLSMEAYGAKVILTPAAKTIEYSRELAEKMAAEDGYTILNQFANPDNWKGHYKTTGPEIWNDTKGKVTHFVSAMGTTGTIMGVSRYLKEKNKNIQIVGTQPTDGSSIPGIRRWSPEFLPKIFEPDRVDRVVDVSQDQATEMTRRMAREEGIMAGMSSGGALYAALQIASELESGVIVCITCDRGDRYLSSDLFG from the coding sequence ATGAAGCTTTTCGATTTGATTGGCAACACGCCAATAGTAGCGTTGGAAAAAATCCCAACCAATAAGAACGTAACTATATATGCTAAGCTGGAGGGGCAAAACCCCGGCGGAAGTGTAAAGGATAGGGCAGCCTACAATATGATCAAAAGCGCTTTGGAGCGTGGCGATATCAAGCCGGGTGATAAGCTTGTGGAAGCAACGAGCGGAAATACGGGGATTGCCCTTGCCATGATTGCCCAGGTAATGGGGGTGCACATGACACTGATCATGCCGGACAATTCCACCAAAGAGCGGGTGCTGTCGATGGAAGCTTACGGAGCCAAAGTGATCTTAACACCAGCCGCCAAAACCATCGAATACTCCAGAGAGTTGGCGGAGAAAATGGCTGCTGAGGACGGCTATACGATCCTCAACCAGTTTGCCAATCCTGACAACTGGAAGGGCCATTACAAAACCACCGGCCCCGAGATTTGGAACGATACTAAGGGCAAAGTGACACACTTTGTGTCTGCTATGGGCACCACAGGCACCATTATGGGGGTAAGCCGCTACCTGAAGGAAAAGAACAAAAATATCCAGATCGTAGGCACTCAGCCGACGGATGGCTCCAGCATTCCAGGGATCAGACGATGGTCGCCGGAGTTTCTGCCCAAGATATTTGAACCCGACAGAGTAGACAGGGTGGTGGACGTGAGCCAGGACCAGGCCACCGAAATGACCCGCCGCATGGCCAGAGAGGAAGGCATCATGGCTGGCATGAGCAGTGGCGGCGCCTTGTATGCCGCCTTGCAAATTGCCTCAGAGCTGGAGTCTGGCGTGATCGTGTGTATTACCTGCGATAGGGGTGACAGGTATTTGAGCTCAGATTTGTTTGGCTGA
- a CDS encoding dipeptidase: protein MFTIDAHLDLSMNAMEWNRDIRLPVADINKREEGLTDKPDRAKAVVSLPELRRGNIGLVVATQIARYVARGNPLPGWHSPEQAWAQTQGQLAWYKAMEEAGEMTQITNLSLLNKHIALWGNGQPNERKPVGYILSLEGADSIVTLGHLERVYAYGLRALGPAHYGPGRYAQGTDATGGLGPKGRELLKEMERLGIILDATHLCDDSFWEALDNYQGPVWASHNNCRALVNHNRQFSDEQIKELIGRGAVIGGALDAWMMVPGWVRGQSTPRAMDCNLEKMIDHMDHICQLAGNALHIGIGSDLDGAFGKEQCPYDLNTIADLQTVPDLLTKRGYSENEVEQVMHGNWLRFLQKAWAGKD, encoded by the coding sequence ATGTTCACCATCGACGCCCACCTTGACCTGTCCATGAACGCCATGGAATGGAACAGGGACATCAGACTTCCAGTAGCTGACATTAATAAAAGGGAGGAAGGGCTAACCGACAAGCCTGACAGAGCGAAAGCAGTGGTTTCGCTGCCGGAGCTTCGCCGGGGAAACATCGGCCTGGTGGTGGCCACGCAAATTGCCCGTTATGTAGCACGTGGCAATCCTTTGCCCGGGTGGCATTCGCCTGAGCAAGCCTGGGCGCAAACGCAAGGGCAGCTGGCCTGGTACAAAGCCATGGAGGAGGCCGGTGAAATGACTCAAATCACCAACCTTTCCCTACTCAATAAGCATATTGCATTGTGGGGCAATGGGCAGCCAAATGAGCGCAAGCCAGTAGGCTATATCCTGAGTTTGGAAGGGGCAGACTCCATTGTTACTTTGGGTCATCTTGAAAGAGTGTATGCTTACGGTCTCAGAGCTTTGGGCCCGGCGCATTATGGGCCTGGCCGCTATGCCCAGGGCACCGATGCCACCGGAGGGCTCGGCCCAAAAGGTCGGGAACTGCTGAAAGAAATGGAGCGGCTCGGGATTATTTTGGATGCCACACATTTGTGCGACGACAGCTTTTGGGAAGCTTTGGATAATTATCAGGGCCCGGTGTGGGCCAGCCACAACAACTGCCGGGCGCTGGTTAACCACAACCGCCAGTTCAGCGACGAGCAAATCAAAGAGCTAATCGGTCGTGGCGCTGTTATAGGGGGAGCGCTCGACGCCTGGATGATGGTGCCCGGCTGGGTGCGGGGCCAATCGACTCCCCGGGCCATGGATTGCAACCTTGAAAAAATGATTGACCACATGGATCACATTTGTCAGCTGGCCGGCAATGCTTTGCACATAGGCATTGGATCCGATCTGGATGGTGCCTTTGGGAAAGAGCAATGCCCTTACGATTTAAACACGATAGCTGACCTGCAAACAGTGCCAGATTTGCTAACAAAACGAGGCTATTCGGAAAATGAAGTTGAACAAGTGATGCACGGAAACTGGCTTAGGTTTCTTCAAAAGGCCTGGGCCGGGAAAGATTGA
- a CDS encoding DUF1440 domain-containing protein translates to MSTSNKPLSKAIVLAGFATGTLDILSAFASAWIRNSTTPAAVLKFVASGVFGVEAHSGGAMIAVFGLLFHYLIAFSWSVLFFLLYSKVSILRAGVVLPAVIYGLCVWLVMNQVVLPLSNTPKFPFNLTSAIIGSCILIVAIGLPNVLLARKHFGS, encoded by the coding sequence GTGAGCACATCAAACAAGCCATTGAGTAAAGCTATTGTTTTAGCTGGCTTTGCTACAGGCACACTGGATATCCTCTCCGCTTTCGCCAGTGCCTGGATCAGAAATTCCACCACTCCTGCAGCGGTGCTCAAATTCGTTGCCAGTGGTGTTTTTGGTGTTGAAGCGCACTCTGGTGGAGCAATGATCGCAGTTTTCGGCCTGCTATTCCACTATCTGATAGCCTTCTCATGGTCGGTTCTCTTCTTTTTGCTTTACAGCAAGGTCTCAATTTTACGAGCAGGGGTTGTACTTCCGGCGGTGATTTACGGCCTCTGTGTGTGGCTGGTTATGAATCAGGTAGTGCTCCCGCTGTCCAATACGCCTAAGTTCCCTTTCAACCTGACCTCAGCCATCATTGGTTCATGTATACTAATTGTGGCCATTGGCCTGCCAAATGTGTTGCTCGCCAGAAAACATTTTGGTTCCTGA
- a CDS encoding family 43 glycosylhydrolase yields the protein MRFLFVMLIGLFFSLSVYAQQLTYCNPINIDYGYTPIPNFSEMGRHRATADPVITVFKGKYYLFSTNQWGYWWSDNMYNWNFVPRKFLKTWHDVYDELCAPATLVLGDTLFVIGSTHTKEFPLWMSTNPTEDDWTEAVDKFEGAAWDPAFLEDDDGRIYLYYGSSNFYPMYGIEIDRKTLQPIGERVDMIHVNDSIHGWERFGEHADNTFLDPFMEGAWVNKHNGKYYLQYGAPGTEFSGYADGVYTSDKPLGPWTYQSHNPFAYKPGGFARGAGHGATYQDLSGNWWHVSTIVIGVKNNFERRLGIWPAGFDDDGILYCNTTFGDYPHYLPNGPADHLKSRFTGWMLLNYNKPVQVSSTLGGFAPNQAVDESIKTYWSATTGNKGEWFQTDLGEVSQVNAIQINYADQDADFLGKPTDFYHQYIIYVSEDGKKWKVAANKGQNKTDVPHDYIEFSEPIRARYLKMENIHMPTGKFALSGFRVFGKQNKPLPAPVRHFIVLRGDSERRNAWLKWEQMPDATGYNIYTGIAPDKLYNSVMVYGANEYYFTAMDLDKTYYFQIEPFNEAGVGPRGEIMKVE from the coding sequence ATGCGATTCCTTTTTGTCATGCTCATCGGGCTTTTTTTTAGTTTATCTGTGTATGCCCAACAGCTAACTTACTGTAACCCCATCAATATCGACTACGGCTACACGCCCATTCCCAACTTCAGTGAAATGGGGAGACACCGGGCCACGGCCGATCCTGTCATTACTGTTTTCAAAGGCAAATACTATCTCTTTTCGACCAACCAATGGGGCTACTGGTGGAGCGACAATATGTACAACTGGAATTTTGTACCACGTAAATTTCTGAAGACGTGGCACGATGTCTATGATGAGCTTTGCGCTCCGGCCACACTCGTATTGGGCGATACGCTCTTTGTCATTGGCTCTACTCATACAAAAGAGTTTCCGCTCTGGATGAGTACCAATCCTACTGAGGACGACTGGACGGAGGCTGTGGACAAGTTTGAGGGTGCCGCCTGGGATCCTGCTTTTCTTGAAGATGATGACGGCCGCATTTATCTCTACTACGGCTCCAGCAACTTTTACCCTATGTACGGAATAGAAATTGATAGAAAGACCTTGCAGCCAATTGGAGAAAGAGTGGATATGATCCACGTGAATGACAGCATTCACGGCTGGGAGCGCTTTGGTGAGCATGCCGACAATACTTTTCTTGACCCCTTCATGGAAGGTGCCTGGGTCAACAAGCACAATGGTAAGTATTATCTGCAATACGGTGCCCCCGGCACAGAATTTAGTGGTTATGCCGACGGAGTTTACACCAGCGACAAACCCCTGGGGCCATGGACATATCAGTCGCACAATCCTTTTGCCTACAAGCCGGGAGGGTTCGCCAGAGGGGCCGGGCATGGTGCCACCTATCAGGACTTGTCGGGCAACTGGTGGCATGTTTCTACGATAGTCATTGGCGTGAAGAATAACTTCGAACGCCGCCTTGGCATTTGGCCAGCAGGGTTTGATGACGACGGCATCTTGTATTGCAATACCACTTTCGGCGACTATCCTCACTACCTACCAAATGGCCCGGCTGATCACTTAAAAAGCAGGTTTACCGGCTGGATGCTATTGAACTACAATAAGCCTGTTCAAGTCTCGTCTACTTTGGGAGGTTTTGCTCCTAATCAGGCGGTGGATGAAAGCATTAAAACTTACTGGAGCGCCACTACTGGCAACAAGGGAGAGTGGTTCCAAACTGACCTGGGCGAGGTGAGCCAGGTGAATGCCATTCAAATCAATTATGCCGATCAGGACGCTGACTTCCTTGGCAAGCCCACTGATTTCTACCATCAATACATCATCTACGTTTCAGAGGATGGCAAGAAATGGAAGGTGGCTGCTAACAAGGGACAAAATAAAACAGATGTGCCTCACGACTACATCGAATTCAGTGAGCCCATTAGGGCTCGCTACCTGAAGATGGAAAACATTCATATGCCCACAGGCAAGTTTGCGCTTAGTGGCTTCCGGGTTTTTGGTAAGCAGAACAAGCCACTTCCAGCACCTGTCCGGCATTTTATCGTTCTCCGTGGCGACAGTGAACGCCGCAATGCCTGGCTCAAATGGGAGCAGATGCCCGATGCCACTGGTTACAACATTTACACAGGGATTGCACCCGATAAGCTTTACAACAGCGTGATGGTGTACGGTGCCAATGAGTATTATTTCACAGCCATGGACCTGGACAAAACCTATTATTTCCAGATAGAGCCTTTCAACGAGGCGGGCGTCGGGCCAAGAGGTGAAATCATGAAAGTAGAATGA
- a CDS encoding serine O-acetyltransferase codes for MSQFFVDLLETLFPDFSMRAFSSQRELEIHLKKLQIELDEMLTLNPMKGVVDLEDVAKLFFDKLPEVHSKIIDDIKALYEGDPAAKSQSEVIRTYPGFYAIASYRIAHELHKLGVKVIPRIITEHAHGKTGIDIHPAATVGEHFCIDHGTGVVIGETTIIGDHVKIYQGVTLGALSVDKKDAETKRHPTIENNVVIYAGATILGGETVIGHDSVIGGNVWLTRSVAPNTKVYYQARMYNSDTEETDLLIFKESAQ; via the coding sequence GTGTCACAGTTTTTTGTGGACTTGCTGGAAACGCTGTTTCCTGATTTTTCCATGCGGGCTTTTTCGTCGCAAAGAGAGCTGGAAATACACCTGAAGAAACTTCAGATTGAGTTGGATGAGATGCTCACGTTGAATCCCATGAAGGGCGTAGTGGATTTGGAAGATGTGGCGAAGCTTTTTTTTGATAAGCTGCCAGAAGTTCACTCAAAAATCATCGACGACATCAAAGCGCTGTACGAAGGCGACCCGGCTGCAAAGAGCCAGAGTGAGGTTATTCGCACATATCCCGGCTTTTACGCCATTGCCTCCTACCGCATTGCGCACGAATTGCACAAGCTTGGTGTGAAGGTGATTCCAAGGATCATTACCGAGCATGCCCACGGCAAAACAGGCATTGACATTCACCCGGCTGCTACCGTTGGCGAGCACTTCTGCATCGACCATGGCACTGGTGTGGTGATAGGAGAAACCACCATCATTGGCGACCACGTTAAAATATACCAGGGTGTAACCCTCGGAGCTCTTAGTGTCGACAAAAAAGATGCGGAGACAAAAAGACATCCGACCATTGAGAACAACGTGGTGATTTATGCTGGTGCTACCATTTTAGGTGGCGAAACCGTTATTGGCCATGATAGCGTGATTGGTGGCAATGTGTGGCTGACTCGCAGCGTAGCTCCGAACACGAAAGTCTACTACCAGGCCCGCATGTACAATAGCGATACCGAGGAAACTGATCTGCTCATCTTCAAAGAATCTGCTCAATGA
- a CDS encoding putative quinol monooxygenase has protein sequence MNQPPIYLIVTWKVKQGQVDTVIKHLREMVPRTRAEAGNLFYTLHQGKDDDHTIALYEGYKDEAALQAHRDADYFKEIVLGKIVPLLESREVLLAHPL, from the coding sequence ATGAATCAACCACCTATCTACCTCATCGTTACCTGGAAGGTGAAACAAGGCCAGGTCGATACAGTCATCAAACACCTCAGGGAAATGGTTCCGAGGACAAGAGCGGAAGCAGGTAACCTGTTTTACACGCTGCACCAAGGCAAAGACGATGACCACACGATTGCGCTCTACGAGGGCTACAAAGACGAGGCGGCTCTACAGGCCCACCGGGATGCAGACTACTTTAAGGAAATAGTGCTGGGCAAAATTGTGCCGCTGCTGGAATCAAGAGAGGTGTTGCTGGCGCATCCTTTATAA
- a CDS encoding arylsulfatase produces MRSFIILLCLSAVLLSCSTTPEEKKPNIIYILADDLGYGDVGAYGQKLIQTPNIDALAKNGMKFTRHYSGAPVCAPSRYALLTGLHMGHSFIRGNDEWRERGAVWDFAAMLADSTLEGQRPIPDSTLTMGEVMQQAGYKTALIGKWGLGAPASESTPNTQGFDYFCGYNCQRQAHNLYPTHIWENENRIYLNNEFMAPGEKLATGSDTLAESSFDKFYQADYAPGVMHEKALGFLRENKDNPFFLYYASPLPHLPLQVPKEYVEKYHAIFGEEQPYLGNLGYFPHRYPRAAYAGMISYLDDQVGELVATLKELGIYENTLIIFTSDNGPTYTAGVDFEYFNSTGPYTNGYGRNKGFVYEGGIRVPMIASWEGKIKPGTTTDLASVFYDVMPTFCELVGIAAPAKTDGISFLPTLLGQGNQPVHEFLYWELLEYTGQQAVQMGDWKGVRKGMFEGNLGVELYNLKSDPREQNNVAAENPEVVAQIEAIMSREHEPAATEKFKFEALGEK; encoded by the coding sequence ATGCGGTCTTTCATTATCCTGCTTTGTCTCAGCGCAGTGCTGTTATCTTGTTCAACAACTCCGGAAGAGAAGAAACCCAATATTATTTACATACTGGCTGATGACCTTGGCTATGGCGATGTAGGAGCTTACGGACAAAAGTTGATTCAGACGCCCAATATTGACGCATTGGCGAAGAATGGTATGAAGTTTACCCGCCATTATTCCGGAGCCCCTGTTTGCGCCCCATCGAGGTATGCACTGCTCACCGGGCTGCACATGGGACATTCGTTTATCCGGGGCAACGACGAATGGCGGGAGCGGGGCGCCGTGTGGGATTTTGCTGCCATGCTGGCCGACTCTACCCTGGAAGGGCAGCGCCCGATACCCGACAGCACGCTTACGATGGGCGAAGTAATGCAGCAAGCTGGCTACAAAACAGCACTTATTGGCAAGTGGGGACTGGGGGCACCTGCCTCCGAAAGCACACCTAACACACAAGGCTTCGACTACTTCTGTGGTTATAATTGCCAAAGACAGGCACATAATCTGTACCCCACACATATTTGGGAAAATGAAAACCGGATTTACCTGAACAATGAGTTCATGGCTCCCGGAGAAAAACTGGCAACGGGTTCAGACACACTGGCGGAGTCGAGCTTCGACAAGTTCTACCAGGCTGATTACGCTCCCGGCGTTATGCACGAAAAGGCGCTGGGCTTTTTGCGTGAAAACAAAGACAACCCCTTCTTTCTGTATTATGCTTCTCCTCTGCCGCACTTGCCTTTGCAGGTACCAAAAGAGTACGTGGAAAAGTATCATGCCATTTTTGGTGAGGAGCAGCCCTACCTGGGCAACCTTGGCTACTTCCCTCACCGCTACCCCAGAGCTGCCTATGCTGGGATGATCAGCTACCTGGACGATCAGGTGGGTGAACTGGTCGCAACACTGAAAGAATTGGGGATTTACGAAAACACACTCATCATCTTCACCAGCGACAATGGGCCTACCTACACTGCCGGTGTGGACTTCGAGTATTTCAACAGCACCGGCCCATACACGAATGGCTATGGAAGAAACAAAGGGTTTGTGTACGAAGGGGGAATAAGGGTGCCGATGATTGCCAGCTGGGAAGGCAAAATCAAGCCTGGCACTACCACCGACCTTGCGTCAGTTTTTTACGATGTGATGCCGACATTTTGCGAACTTGTTGGCATAGCCGCTCCTGCCAAAACAGATGGCATCAGTTTTTTGCCCACTTTACTTGGGCAGGGCAATCAGCCTGTGCATGAGTTCCTTTACTGGGAGCTGTTGGAATACACCGGGCAGCAGGCTGTGCAAATGGGCGACTGGAAGGGCGTCAGGAAAGGGATGTTTGAAGGCAACCTTGGCGTTGAGCTGTATAATTTGAAAAGTGATCCACGGGAACAAAATAACGTAGCGGCCGAAAACCCCGAAGTCGTAGCACAGATTGAAGCCATCATGAGCCGGGAGCATGAGCCGGCGGCGACTGAGAAGTTTAAGTTTGAGGCCCTTGGAGAGAAATAG
- a CDS encoding sensor histidine kinase, which translates to MFFKRDNFGQFIFLSKSTVCLLLLALFLPERGAGQGTDKTDSSIVDELSSKADVAMLSNVDSGFFYAKKLLELGEQQEFDYARARGYEKLGWTHWVEGNYADGLKNALDAIRIFEQYGPSEGLVSAVLSAGRNLFEQRSYTMALTYYQRSEALAQELGLEKPLIEAYRDIGGISITLGDYEKGLDYCTRGLAIANRLGFRSSIPIFYSHIALIHFNQGDVEQSVDYNWRAILEGRLTGNRRIVALGFERLANIDLQQGLYDEAIRKGKETLEMGQELGSSLIAMRAYMVLSRGYEGKRDYEKSLTNYKLYIEISDSTYNADKESIIASIEAVYDLESKQGEIELLETEKALNEQESRAKNYYIILSLVAIGLLIALTFALFRASKFQNQHNSELQAKNGEIAAQAKKLEEMNATKSKIFSIIGHDLRNSVANLKQLLDLLNSKKITLKELREVAPEAKQSVDASFDVLDNLLHWGLTQMNGIRTNIEPVLLQPILAEITSHFKLFVERKNISLTFQSAANLMVLGDAPQLTVVLRNLVGNAIKFTKANGAIAVEAEDMGDLVRIRVKDNGVGISEDKLKLLFKHETHYSESGTNDEKGTGLGLLLCYEFVENMGSRLEVETALGEGTTFFFDMKKA; encoded by the coding sequence ATGTTCTTCAAGAGAGATAATTTTGGACAGTTCATCTTTCTGAGTAAGTCTACTGTCTGCCTTCTTTTGCTGGCTCTTTTTCTCCCTGAAAGAGGTGCTGGTCAGGGTACGGACAAGACGGATTCATCCATTGTCGATGAGCTTTCGTCAAAGGCAGATGTTGCCATGCTGTCTAATGTAGACTCGGGCTTCTTCTATGCCAAAAAACTATTGGAGCTTGGCGAGCAACAAGAGTTTGACTATGCCAGGGCGAGGGGATATGAGAAGCTTGGCTGGACACACTGGGTGGAGGGAAACTACGCTGACGGGCTGAAAAATGCTTTGGACGCCATCAGGATTTTCGAACAGTACGGCCCCTCCGAAGGTCTCGTCAGTGCAGTTTTATCTGCCGGGAGAAACCTTTTTGAACAACGTAGCTACACCATGGCACTGACCTATTATCAACGGTCGGAGGCATTAGCACAAGAATTGGGGCTGGAGAAGCCGCTGATAGAGGCCTACAGAGACATTGGAGGTATTTCTATCACTCTTGGTGACTATGAAAAAGGCCTCGACTACTGCACCCGTGGCCTGGCGATCGCTAACCGGCTGGGGTTTAGGTCATCTATTCCGATTTTTTATAGCCATATAGCACTCATTCATTTTAATCAGGGCGACGTGGAGCAATCGGTGGATTATAATTGGCGAGCCATACTGGAAGGGAGGCTGACGGGCAACCGCCGCATAGTGGCACTTGGCTTTGAGCGCCTCGCCAATATCGATCTTCAGCAGGGGTTGTACGATGAAGCCATCCGCAAAGGAAAAGAAACGCTTGAGATGGGGCAGGAGCTTGGGTCGTCTCTGATAGCCATGCGGGCTTATATGGTGCTTTCCAGAGGGTATGAAGGAAAACGAGACTATGAGAAGTCCCTCACCAACTACAAGCTATATATTGAGATCAGCGACAGCACTTATAACGCTGACAAAGAAAGTATCATTGCGTCCATTGAGGCTGTGTATGACCTCGAAAGCAAGCAGGGGGAAATAGAACTGCTTGAAACGGAAAAGGCGCTTAATGAACAGGAGTCAAGGGCAAAGAACTACTACATCATTCTGTCTCTTGTAGCCATTGGGCTTCTGATTGCACTGACTTTTGCATTGTTCAGGGCGTCCAAATTTCAGAATCAGCACAACAGCGAGCTACAGGCAAAAAATGGGGAAATAGCTGCCCAGGCAAAAAAGCTGGAAGAAATGAATGCAACCAAGTCGAAGATTTTTTCGATCATTGGCCACGACCTGCGGAATTCGGTGGCCAATCTGAAACAGCTTCTGGACCTGCTGAATAGTAAGAAAATAACCTTGAAAGAGCTCAGGGAAGTAGCGCCAGAAGCCAAGCAAAGCGTAGATGCGTCATTTGACGTACTCGATAACCTCCTGCACTGGGGGCTTACGCAAATGAACGGCATTAGAACCAATATAGAGCCGGTTTTGCTTCAACCGATTCTGGCGGAGATCACCTCTCATTTCAAGCTTTTTGTTGAAAGGAAAAACATATCCCTCACCTTCCAGTCAGCCGCTAACCTTATGGTATTGGGTGATGCTCCTCAGCTAACTGTTGTGCTTCGAAACCTGGTGGGCAATGCCATCAAATTTACCAAAGCCAATGGAGCCATCGCAGTGGAGGCGGAAGATATGGGCGACTTGGTGAGGATTAGGGTGAAAGATAATGGCGTCGGTATTTCTGAAGACAAACTTAAACTCCTGTTTAAGCACGAAACTCACTATTCAGAATCCGGCACCAACGATGAAAAAGGAACCGGCTTAGGCTTGCTTCTATGCTACGAATTTGTGGAGAACATGGGTAGTCGTTTGGAAGTGGAAACAGCACTGGGTGAGGGCACGACCTTCTTTTTTGATATGAAAAAAGCCTGA